A segment of the Manihot esculenta cultivar AM560-2 chromosome 13, M.esculenta_v8, whole genome shotgun sequence genome:
AACACCATTAGTTTGGCGGCTATTCCCATACAATGAAACACACCATCTCTTCCTGGCATTGTGAGAAAAAAATTCCAAAACAAATTTCCGCCAGAACTCAATGTTGTTATCCTGAATAAAGAATCACAATGTTGTTATCCTGAATAAAGCATCAATCACAACAAAAAAATTGGTAAGACAACAAAGGCTGACAAATATTCAGTTCCCAAGAAAAAATAATCTTACAGCAGGTCTATGCTGCTGCTGATACATGTATTGAATCAATCGCTGAGCACAGGTTCCAGGTTCATAGATTGGTTTCACAGCAGATCTAATGGGCCCTTTCTGTTGTTGAGACTGCTGATGTGGCTGAGGCCGTGGTCCCAGCAGCTGCTGCTGCAAAATGCGCTGCTGCCATAAGAAATTCATCTGTGCAATGGCAGCTTGAGAAGACTGCCTGGACATGTGGAggagctgctgctgctgctgctgctgaagAAACAGTGCTTGATCAGAATGCTGATTTTCCAATTTTACAGGTCCTATGCCTCTTCCAATCTGATTCTGTTGCAGTTCTAGCTTCACTGGACCAAGGCTTTGCAGCAACTTTGACTGCAGGCCAATTTGATCATTCATTACGTCTGGCTCCAACTTGACAGGGACTACAGACGCCCCCACTCCTAACCCGCCTCTAATAGATTGGAACTGTGGCAGTTGTTGTTGTGCTTGACTGCATGAAACAGGAAACTGCTGCAGTGACTGCTGGCCATGTTGGAACCTCCGTGGCTCAAATGTTTGAATTTGCTGCTGATCTGACAATGTTGAGCTTCCAGAATGGCTTGGAATTTGGCTAGAAGAAACAGAATTCAACAACTTTGTAGGTGCAGAAGGTGGAGTGCAACCAACATCATTTGGTACCTTAGAAACTGGATTAGATTCTATCATAGTATCTGCAATTCCATGCTGAAAACCCCCCAGGCTTGACAGACTGGTGCTTGAATTCTCATTTCCAAAACTCTGATTGAGCAGAGAAGAAACATTTGGCGAATTTCCCAGCAAATTCATATTATACTGAGCCTGTGGCAAGTGAAGTAAAATTTAGCTTAAACTAGCAGAGTTTATCCCAAAAGGAAAAATGAAACGGACTGGAAACCACCAATTGGAGTCAGTGGCCCTGAGATTAACATTTTGATAAAGCAAAATTTTACCATTGAATATCTTCAAAGAAGCAGCTAGTCAAACAACTGAGATTATCTAAACACCTGaacaaaatatctaaaatttcgCCTCAACAGGAAgacttcttttttatttgaaccCCCCAAtgcatttcttttttatttgaaccCCCCAATGCATTGCCGCTTCTCAATGCTCAGAAAAGGAATTCAAAGTATATTTCCTTCCATTTATAGAAGGTTTATTCAGaatatattaacaaaaaataGAGAGAAGCAAATTTTAGTAATTAGCTTTGGCCACACTTCCTTGAAAAAACAACAGTTAGAACAATTGCTGATGAAGTTAAGCCTCAATTCAAATTCATATGACAGAAAAATACAAAGAGAGAAGAGATAGATATAAAGTAAAGTTACAGCTATGCATATCATATGACTAGTTATCTGCTAAGAAAAAACCCAAAGCCACTAAAAATCCAAAGAACTGGTTTGAGACACAAACACACATAAAGAGAAAAGACATTTCCGAGAAACTGGAGACAGCAAAATAACTTCAGTAAAgtgaggggaaaaaaaaaaaaagaggagcgCCCAAACGAGGGAAtatgggaaaaagaaaaagaaagaagcaaCCACTAATCCCAATAAGATTATATTCTCAATTCAGTTGAAGTCCATGCCCTTTGCACACTTCTCAACTCCATTCAACAATAAAAACAAAACGCGGAAAGAAAATTCCGTATTTTTTCATTTCCTTTCCTCCATTTCTCAGGAACCAAACACACaccaaaaatcaaatcaaatcaaatcaaatgaaTCATGCGCCAAAATACATAAAGACATGCATATGCCTATCCACAGAATTCTTCAACTTGAGTGAGTGAGAGCGACTGGGAGAGAGGGGGGAGCTTACCAGAGGGAGACAACGAGCAAGCTTCAGTGGCAGTCCAGTTGAACTGTAGAAGAAAGAatctgagattttttttttaatcccaAAAAATATAAAGCTACGGTTTCGGGGGGGTTTTTTATTGCTTGCCTATTCTTTTCGGGTTTTATACGTGGAATTTTATCATATTACTTATATAAATAACCAATAAACACGGTCGTTTTATtcgttaaatataaaaaaaaaaaaatcataaattaattttaagtccaagttatatcaaaataagccatatatttttctattgacatgaaattgaaattttttcatctaatttttcattaattatcttTTAAATGATTGAAATCAGCTAATTCCCTGATTTTAGAATCTTGTTGATCCCCATATACTCCATCTCTAAATGAGAATATAAAAAGTAAAGAGGAAAAGACATAACTAAGAATAATTCTGTGAAACaagtgaatttatttattttattttttgatgaaatataatttacctattgaaattttttctaatttataaaCAGAATGTGATACAAGCAAAACTCCTTTGTTGAGTTATGTCATTACCGTCTTTCTTTAACCTTAGCAATTTAGTAGTCTTCCCTCAAATCATAGACCACTTATTACTCATACTAcatgtaaatatatttttagatctaCATTTTCAATATTCCTTTTTTATTGTTAtggtaataaataatatttattttattataatatttttttattccataatttttatttattatgctttttcacaagaaatataattttttattaatttttcaattatatccaTCTGAAATgtattaagttttattaaataataagataGGTTTTGAAGTTTCTTATAAATAAGAcaaaattaaataggattataataatcaacttatatattattatagtttaaaaatagataataattttaggataatcaaaaaataaaatatagataaaaattatgtgaCAGATGGAGTATATTTTATTGGAATATATAATGATAATACATATATAATGAGATTTATaagtttattattatataatatatgcaTCAAAAATATATACTCTAGAGCCGTGCATATAGTCCATAGACCTGAGACTGCACTTGTCATTGTTCGTTCATCTAGATCATGGTAATGCATATAGTCCATAGACCTGAAACTGCACTTGTCTCATGTATAAGTGGTTTGAGTTTGATACTATTTACATACTTGTATAATGTATGAGAATATGGTGAGTGTTGGTTTAAGTTGTACAGAAATGTAAGGAGTCAGTCAAGGCAGGATTCGTTACCTCATATAAATAGGCAAAATCTTATGATCAAGTTAATTATTCTTGATAATAAATCCTTGAGCGAGATAATAtcttaattagaaaatattttataatgtaAGTTTTGCTAatcaataatttgaattaagcaATGGTCATATGTTATAAAGTTTTGGGGTTTGATATTTATCGTGACCCTAATTTGGACTGGAATTCTACAGCGAAAGAATTCTAGAGCATGATAATTTATGATCATGGTTCGGATTGAAGGAATAGTACATTTACTGCTACTAGGATAGCCATGGCATATTATACTAGACACTAATCATGATTTATGAAAACTGAAAATGTATGGAATGTCATTCAAAATATGTGATAAGGTCATTTCTATTTCTATTGTCAATTGACTATTATTAAAAGTATATTTATTTCACGTGATGCAACACATTTTTGGATACataattaattactttaaaaagaTTTTACATAATATTgtgaaattattatatataatatttataatattatttaataataaacttttaaatacatataaaaatttGCCCTCGAACATGTCTCTTGATTCTTTAAACTAATGGACGTTCATTACCGTGTTAGCTTAAAATACTTGTTAAATTCGATGTGTTTACCTAAATGAAATGgacttttaaaagttaaaagtaaATATTAGTAGGTCAAtcaatgaatattaaaaatttaaaaactaaactaaaatatggtaaagagtttagtaggttaaagtgtgaatatagAAAGTTTAAAAGTAGAATTCAAGTTTAGTCCTTCATTTTTACTACCTCTTCAACTTAGCCTCCTATATGTCATCtaaataaactcaaaataagtgataaagcaaaaagaaaatgttgtattatttattttggaaGCCTTGGCGGAAATCCCTACATGAAAGAATAAAGGTGAGCTTAGTTTTCTTCATTTCCATCAAATCTAAGCCAAATCCTTCAACCAAAGTTCATTTTTATATCAAGAGCAAGAAAAtaagatataaattaaaatatttgaagaaGGAAAAGTTAGAGTTTCAAGTATCCAAAACTTGAAAACCAaagaaattttaaagaaaaagaattttgCAAAAAcatttggtgtttgtatgattttttattttttcttttattttctcatgaatatgtaaaattagagattgatttttattgctgaaaatattattttaattgtataaatatgtaatatgaaTGTTGGAATGATGTTTGAGAGGTTTAAagcaaaaaaatttaatatgggaattaaaagtgcaaatctAGTAGAATAAGTTTTAATGGGATAACCTATATTGGCAGCTTCATAACTCATTGTATGTTTATTAAAATTACACCtaaaatataccaaatgaaagttGAGACAAAGAGATAAAGATTTCATGAAgtgataaaattttgaatttatagctaaatttatgtaaattacaagtgaacctaaactggtcGCAGGGATAATGCatccaaaataatttatatttcttataTCATAACTAATTATGTATTTAATGAAATGAATTAAGACTAGTGTTAAATGAATCTTGAAAattatacctaaaactttataGAAGACATTTAAGCTTGAAATTATATGCAAATGTATGCATCTGATATGTTTTATTAGACTAAAAACAAGTACTAACACTGGACTGGTTAAAAACTGATTGGGCagcttataaataaaaatttataacttgAGTTAGGAAGATCAGAATTAGATGTACCATATCTTGTTAGAATGCTAAGGTATAAACACACAATGTTCATGAAGAAAGTTTAATCAAATTCTATCCCTAAGGCACTTTAAATTGTGACACAAAATCAGGCAGAAACAAAtctaaatttgaatattgaccTAAAAGGGATTGAAATGCTCACTTTGCAACCAAATTAATTACGCACGTGCTAGTTTGACGTGCTAGCTTGACGTGCCTGCTTTATGCACGTGCTagcttaataaaataaaactttacacatattttcttaataaatcaGCAATATACTCATAACTGAATATGGTCTATTACACACACATGTATGATTTCAAGAGCTCATTTTTTCAACATGCTTGCTTATAAACTTACAGTTTGTCATGCTTGATTAATCGGTGGGAATTACACATGTGTTTGCTTTACACACGTGGTCACTTTTCAATCAAACTTATTGTGCATTATGAGGTGAGTAAAATTTACCATTCTATACTTCTTAGTAGTGTGAAATGCAAAAGCCAAATTGAATTGTTACAATATTTGGAATGCTAAGTCGATAAAGTTATACACTATTTGCTATGAATTTCTCTTCTTGTTATCATTGATATATgatgtatatattttaaaaaagactTGAAATGGCTTCAAATGACATTTGTatttactttaaataatttgagATATTAAACTAAAGATACTTGCCCATGGTAAATTTAGTATGAGTCATAAACAGGATAAGGGTGTGGTATGCCATATATAGTTTAGTAGTATTGTGCCCTAATGGGccatatgatatgatattttcgaTACGTCATGTGTTATATAGTTTCTCAACTTCTAAGCGATACAGTCACAGCTTTCTGCCCCCATGCCATATAGACACAATTTTCCTTTGTATAACTAGTCGATCCTATATTTTTGAAGCTTCCCTTTGCATGTCTCAAATGGCTTGACCTTGTCTATCAAACTTGTCACTAACATCTCTAAACAAGTTCTCAACTCTCTAAAATTGATGTTGCATGGCCTTTAGAGTCATAAATGTATTTTGCTTAACATCACTACTCTTCTCATCTTTTTTAACTCTCTTTACCACCCTTAGAATTAAACatgatataaatatgaaaaacacatTAGAAAAGTACCTCACGTACTCCCTCATGTGTTTCTCTCAAAATCATAATGGAAGCACTCGTATTTCACTCAACAAGAAGGCTTTTACCCTTTAATGAGCTCACACACTCTTCTCTTTTACCACTCTAGATTCAAGCATAGTTTTACTTGTCCGGATCAATAACTACCAAACAAAATAGTAAAACCCAACTAAATTTCGGTGTCAAAATTCTAAATTCCTAAAAGAATCTTCGTTGGAATTCAGAATCTCATAATCGAAAATCTTAAAAGGGTAAAAtgggtttttacaaaatgaattttaagtattttgaaaatgtgtttttctttaaaaaagagttctagaaaattttaaggttttaccGCCGAACATTAGCTGGCAGACCCACTTATAAAAGGGCTTCTTACTCGAAAATGGAGAGCATTTCCTCTTTATTTCAGGCAGTAGTCAGTACAGCCCAAATTCTTGGAATTTCAAGTTTAAGGTTTTCATTTCAAGAATCCTCTCCTCCTTCCTCGTTGTTGTTAGAGAAGAACCTGTTTAAGGTAGGCTTTAATTTTGGTccatttatgttttttttaacttatatgTAACATCTGCCCTTGCATATGACTTATGTGATTGGTCTTAAGTTTAAAGCTTTGGTTTATAGGTtgtttaaagataaaattcgtATCTCTTTGATTTAATGAATGCATGTTGAAGTTTAGGTTAGTTTAGAATAGTCTTTTGTGTTCTGAGTTGTAAATATATGGTTTTTAGCTGTTACGGCTTTGGTTGTGTTCTAGAGGCTGTGGTGTAGAggtagaatcgggttctgcatGCAGTCGAGCCTGCTTATGAAGGCTTCTGAAAGTtaggactttcagatctgtagaGGACTTTAGGCTGCCAAActtgctgccgaaagtcccctattcAGCCGATACTAGTCCATTTTTTACGTATTTTCTAATAAGCTTTTAAGAGTTTCTTGGAATAGTTTTAAGAGTTATAAAAGTTATATTTGATCCCTCATTTAAGTAagtctgtgtaggatcagacttggGAGACAATAAAGGCCAATAGCGAGATAACTACTTCAAAGAGAGGCAGTGTCCACTAgagatgagtagaactaactaaactactattttttttattgaattaaaggcttttaagcatattcatgcatcacaaaggatatatatatatatgaatagtttattttgtattagaattcatgaatatgatgcattgcataattaattgttgttgatgatgaatgttggatgatccactagtcCTTGAGcatgatgtgatatgttatATATGACAGATATGGAAGTTTAGGTCAAGACATATTCTATGCCCCTGACattatgtaaggaaagaccaggatacCCATTCTACACCTCTAgcgttatggttatgtttattttTAAGAAGAAGTTCGAAGGAGCACTTGTTGTGGGCCAAGCACTATTGGAATTTatggagggttactggtgacaagtctattttgatgtgaattgtttatgtTATGACACATTAATGTGagcatatgttttattaaacttttttatGCCATATTTTTACtaactaggctctagtagcttattcctctcccctaactctaGGTTTGCAGGATTAGAGTTAGCATAAGAGTTCAATAGTGTCCTTTGGTATAGCtctttatgtaatagtttagttatGAACATGTAATATACTATGATTTAGTACTGTACTTTGCCCAGGTTTTTCTTTTATGATCCCCTAGTTAATGATATTCTtgtgtaaaagttttaaatttaagttatgTTTGAATCAAATTATGGTATGTAATGATAactatactagagcatttgatgagggctctagtatagaTTTATGTTATCAGTTATGGATATATGCACATACTGAGTTTTGTTCATGTTATGATAATAATGCATGTAAGTTTTATGATCAAATTGGTATTATATCAAATATAATAAGATGTATAATAGGCTTTCTACGGTCTCTGATAACCTTAAGTTGATTTGAACCCTAGCATCTgtagcggtctggtttctgAATTGTTATAAAAATAAGCAAAACAACAACTTAATTCAATGTTATTCGAATGGGTTAGCCCTTGTGCATGGAAAGTTGCTTCCTTTAGAGTGTCATTTGGCTTGCCCTAGAAATGCATTAAGGGTCCAATTCCTTTGGTGGTCCAAGAGCCTAACTTTGAAGGTCTTTTACATAGGGAATTTGGCCAATGGACCTTGTAAtagtatataatagctagcttAGTTTCATTTTACTCTTAAAGGATTATAATTCTTTTCTCCTCTCCCTTTCTTTAGATGTTTTACTTACTTTCCTCacctaaaaaataaatgaaataaaccTAGTAAGATAGGTAAAGTCACTTGGTAATTCTAAAATTAACTTGGCATGTTAGAGACATAGTTGGCATGCTTAGAGATTGTTTCTCACTTTGGCATGAAGATGACTTAGTAATATCCTTACAATAAGATGGCCATAAAATTAACTCCAAATGTATGTCACAAACATAGTGATCCTTTCTTTACAAGGTGCCGAATCAAACATAAAAATTGTGCATGCTTAGGAACACCACTCATGTGCAAAGTGGACATTGGCATAAAATTAGACTTAGGAACATGTGATTAGGAAAATATAATAATGTCTCACCTAAAATAAAGTAGAAACCTCACATGCTAGGCTGAATAGATTCATGTGAAAAGAGTGATGTttgttttgaatgtgcatgTTTAACCTAGAATGCATTTTCTTAAACAAGAATTTCCTAATAAATACATTaagacaaaatataaaaaacacaTGTAGAGGATGGTGCTTATTCTAAGCAGTAAATTTTAAGCACAAAGGATGTTAACTCCTTCTCTCTCATATCTATTGAAGAGTTgaggaattttttattctattccaattgaattaATCTCTACaaggtttgagtatttatacataaaaaatcaacctaaattagaaatatttataataaaaataaaatccctataatcaagcctaattaggattccaaagatttgaatcctcctaattaggaACCTTGTATTTTGGTCAACACTCCCTCTCAAATTGATGCATAaatatcatacatgcacaacTTGCAAACCAAGGTGTGATAGATCTTATTGTTGAGCCATTTGGTAAACACATAAGCTAGCTGTTCATCAGAAGTCACATGATCTAATCTCAagacattatttattaatttctttttagtaAAGTATCAATCAATCTCTATATGCTTCGTTCGGTCATGTTGAACCGAATTGTGAGATATACTGATGGTAGCTTTGTTGTCATAGCATAAGAGGAGTTTGTCCCTCTCCAACAGTTTCAATTCCTCTAATAATCTCTACAATCATAGGAGTTCACAAAAACTTTGTGCCATCACTCTATACTCTACCTCAGTACTTGATCGAGCAACAATACTTTGCTTTTTGCTTCTCCAAGTGACAAGGTTTCCTCCTACAAGTGTGCAGTAACTACTAGTCAACCTCCTATCATCAAGAGATTTAGCCCAATTTGCATCTATGAATGTGTGTATACAGAGATGACTGTGTTTAGAGAATAGGAGACCTTTCCTAAGAGAAAACTTTAAGTATCACAAAATGCAAAAAATAGCTTGCATGTGAGACTCACgaggatcatgcataaactaaCTGACTAAGCTGACTGCATATGCTATGTTTGGTCGAGTATGCAAAAGATAAATCAGTTTGCCTACCAACTTCTGATATCTGCCAATATCTACTGATTCACCAATCTCTACTTGTAGCTTGTGATTGCTCTCAATGGGAGTTTCCGCTGGTTTGCAGCCTaacataccagtttcttccaaaagatccagAACGTATTTTCTCTGAGAAATAAAGATTTCCTTCTTTGATCTGGCAACCTCAATTCTTaggaaatattgaaatttttctAAATCTTTAATTTCTAACTCCTGAGCCAAAAGCTTTTTCAGCCGAGTCATCTTTTCAATATCATCCTTTGTCATTACtatgtcatcaacatagactataagaaaaataattttctctttgtGATGTCTGATAAATAGAGTATGGTCAGCATTGCTCTGTTGATAGGCAAAGAAAATCATAGCTTTGTTGAATCAATCAAACCAAACTCTGGGTGACTGCTTCAACTATACAAAACCTTCTTTAGCCTGCACATCTTTCTTTGTCTTTTTTCATCAGCAAATCCAGGAGGGATTTCCATA
Coding sequences within it:
- the LOC110629215 gene encoding uncharacterized mitochondrial protein AtMg00810-like; its protein translation is MTKDDIEKMTRLKKLLAQELEIKDLEKFQYFLRIEVARSKKEIFISQRKYVLDLLEETGMLGCKPAETPIESNHKLQVEIGESVDIGRYQKKGLLFSKHSHLCIHTFIDANWAKSLDDRRLTSSYCTLVGGNLVTWRSKKQSIVARSSTERLLEELKLLERDKLLLCYDNKATISISHNSVQHDRTKHIEID